A genomic region of Vibrio sp. 10N contains the following coding sequences:
- a CDS encoding phosphatase PAP2 family protein, whose amino-acid sequence MPTMPSLRLNQLRFFTQSKLFGIGCLAIVATILYIISLLLYPFELTTPVSNELGVTMQVLSYSAGHQGFLFTLAILGVTTLWVTRSTPHRLILIAQLALLLILSFGAKTVLKQWTESPRPYTYELAEEGLISSPQQFYTLDSKVQNQIIILASDEVSDWRTKHWLGETDYSFPSGHTIFVAVCVLFFAGLFASHQHNLLACLVMLWAVAVASSRLWLGMHRPEDLFASLAFALVLFLIVPSASHRFPLLSK is encoded by the coding sequence ATGCCCACTATGCCAAGCCTACGTCTTAATCAATTGCGCTTTTTCACTCAAAGTAAGCTATTCGGTATCGGTTGCCTCGCCATCGTTGCGACCATTCTCTACATTATTTCGCTACTCCTTTATCCGTTTGAACTTACGACGCCAGTCAGCAACGAGCTCGGCGTTACGATGCAAGTATTGTCTTATTCCGCTGGTCACCAGGGCTTTTTGTTTACGCTTGCCATCCTTGGTGTCACGACTCTTTGGGTGACACGATCCACGCCACATAGACTGATCCTCATCGCTCAACTGGCGTTGCTTTTGATACTGAGTTTTGGGGCTAAAACAGTCTTAAAGCAATGGACAGAAAGCCCTAGGCCTTACACTTACGAATTGGCAGAAGAAGGGCTTATTTCCTCACCTCAACAGTTTTACACTCTCGATAGCAAGGTTCAAAATCAGATCATCATCCTTGCCAGTGATGAAGTCAGTGATTGGCGCACCAAACATTGGTTGGGAGAAACCGACTATTCTTTCCCCTCTGGTCACACCATCTTCGTTGCAGTCTGTGTTCTGTTTTTTGCCGGACTCTTTGCTAGCCATCAGCATAACCTACTAGCTTGTCTGGTCATGTTGTGGGCAGTGGCTGTCGCTTCAAGTCGACTTTGGCTTGGTATGCATCGTCCAGAAGACTTGTTCGCTTCGCTAGCATTTGCTCTGGTGCTTTTCTTGATTGTCCCTAGCGCTAGTCATAGATTTCCATTACTATCGAAATAG
- a CDS encoding ArsR/SmtB family transcription factor: protein MQIEIAAKALKELGHVTRLAIYRQVVKAGRQGIPVGEIQERLNIPGSTLSHHISSLASANLIEQRREGRTLFCVAQYEHLAGVIDFLQDECCVDEKC, encoded by the coding sequence ATGCAGATCGAAATTGCAGCAAAAGCCTTAAAAGAGTTAGGTCACGTCACTCGCCTTGCCATCTATCGCCAAGTGGTAAAAGCGGGCCGACAAGGTATCCCAGTGGGAGAAATACAAGAGCGATTAAATATTCCAGGCTCTACCTTGTCGCATCATATTTCTAGTTTAGCATCGGCAAACTTAATAGAGCAGCGCCGTGAAGGCCGAACACTATTTTGTGTTGCCCAATATGAGCACCTTGCTGGCGTAATTGACTTCTTGCAAGACGAATGTTGTGTAGATGAAAAGTGCTAA
- a CDS encoding methyl-accepting chemotaxis protein, translating into MKLNNLSIRAKLQALVGVAVLILFSLGTFNLITQKDSSYEQRKDRVRSNVEVAYTLASHYQKLSASMGEEQAKQAAVRAIEALRYDGNNYFFIATSDEKVVMHPTNPQLNGTIASNLTDARGHYFWQEMSAVATSQGSGFVTYYWVGSDGVESQKISFVSYIPEWDWVIGAGVQTADIDKAFQSQLIKDLIVNAIAAIALIVISVFIARNIVKPIENLVQRVHRVADGDLTVNMSSDRQDELGYLSNELARMMSALKDTITAAKSSADYSGQLSSNIAAASEETSTSIDSQSQQLEQLATAMSEMSSTIQDIAGNSERTSATTEESKSFAAEGSRSMGYTLENIAGISDDITSTHQLMEALKQGVSDISSVVNVIHEVSEQTNLLALNAAIEAARAGEQGRGFAVVADEVRNLASRTQESTAQVQATIDQLNERTDSVLSVMAANQTKVSESVDLASQTQDKLDTAVAKLNDTYDMVTQIAAAAEQQGSVANDVNENVSVVHMSIGEIRQASQSLAQQSQSMAQASDELTQKLAYFRV; encoded by the coding sequence GTGAAACTGAATAATTTGTCGATTAGAGCGAAATTACAAGCTCTTGTTGGCGTTGCCGTACTCATTTTATTCTCACTGGGTACTTTCAATCTTATTACCCAAAAAGACTCAAGCTATGAACAGCGAAAAGACCGAGTACGCTCGAATGTCGAGGTGGCTTATACTTTAGCGAGTCACTATCAAAAGCTCAGTGCGTCGATGGGTGAAGAGCAAGCCAAACAAGCAGCGGTACGTGCAATTGAAGCTCTGCGTTACGATGGCAATAATTACTTCTTCATTGCGACTTCTGATGAAAAGGTGGTGATGCACCCAACCAACCCACAGCTAAATGGTACCATTGCCAGCAATTTAACGGATGCCCGCGGTCATTACTTTTGGCAGGAAATGAGTGCTGTGGCGACGAGTCAAGGCAGCGGTTTTGTTACCTATTACTGGGTTGGCAGCGATGGTGTTGAATCACAAAAGATCTCGTTCGTTAGCTATATTCCAGAGTGGGACTGGGTTATTGGCGCCGGTGTTCAAACGGCAGATATCGACAAAGCTTTCCAAAGCCAATTAATTAAAGATCTCATCGTCAATGCGATTGCCGCTATCGCGTTAATTGTTATCAGCGTATTCATTGCACGTAATATCGTTAAACCGATTGAAAATTTGGTGCAACGTGTTCATCGCGTTGCGGACGGAGATTTGACCGTTAATATGTCGAGCGATCGTCAAGATGAGCTTGGCTACCTAAGCAATGAACTAGCACGCATGATGTCGGCGCTTAAAGACACCATTACCGCGGCGAAGTCTTCAGCAGACTATTCAGGACAGCTTTCCAGCAACATTGCCGCCGCGAGTGAAGAGACCTCTACCAGTATTGACTCGCAAAGCCAGCAGCTAGAGCAACTGGCGACCGCCATGAGCGAAATGTCCTCTACCATTCAAGATATCGCCGGTAACTCGGAGCGCACGTCAGCGACAACGGAAGAAAGCAAGAGCTTTGCCGCCGAAGGCAGTCGTAGCATGGGCTACACGCTTGAAAACATCGCTGGCATTTCTGACGACATCACCAGTACTCACCAGCTTATGGAAGCGCTCAAGCAAGGTGTCAGTGATATCAGCTCAGTCGTGAATGTGATTCACGAAGTCTCTGAGCAGACTAACCTTCTAGCCCTCAACGCGGCTATTGAAGCAGCACGAGCGGGTGAACAGGGACGCGGCTTTGCCGTCGTTGCCGATGAAGTTCGTAATCTTGCCAGCCGCACTCAAGAGTCGACTGCACAAGTGCAGGCGACCATCGATCAGCTTAATGAGCGCACCGACAGCGTTCTGTCGGTCATGGCCGCTAACCAGACCAAAGTGTCTGAAAGTGTCGATTTAGCCTCTCAGACCCAAGACAAATTGGATACCGCTGTCGCTAAGCTCAACGATACCTACGATATGGTGACCCAAATTGCCGCAGCTGCTGAGCAGCAAGGCAGCGTCGCCAATGACGTTAATGAGAATGTTAGCGTGGTTCATATGTCGATTGGTGAAATCAGACAAGCTAGTCAAAGCCTAGCTCAACAGTCGCAATCAATGGCGCAAGCGTCTGATGAACTGACACAAAAACTAGCATACTTTAGAGTGTAA
- a CDS encoding YceI family protein — protein sequence MMIRLGTLLAALAVTISSQAEWMLDSSNSTLKFVSTKSNSVSEIHHFEAMTGTISDDGKATLVIDLVSVETNIPIRNERMQTMLFNVADYAKATITTVVDMSELDNADIGGIYSIINDVTVDLHGNQKTYSTKLTVMKMSEDKVVIVASEPVIVNAADFGLEAGIEKLREVAGLPAIATSVPLSFVLVYNQK from the coding sequence ATGATGATTCGATTAGGTACACTGCTTGCGGCACTTGCAGTGACGATCTCGTCACAGGCGGAGTGGATGCTTGATAGCAGCAATTCGACACTCAAGTTTGTCTCCACTAAAAGTAACAGCGTGAGCGAAATACATCACTTTGAAGCGATGACAGGCACGATCAGTGATGATGGCAAAGCGACATTGGTTATCGATTTGGTCAGCGTAGAAACCAACATACCCATTCGAAATGAGAGAATGCAAACCATGCTATTTAATGTTGCTGATTATGCTAAAGCAACGATTACCACCGTGGTCGATATGAGCGAATTAGACAACGCCGATATTGGCGGCATCTATAGCATCATCAATGACGTCACTGTGGATTTGCATGGTAATCAAAAAACCTACTCCACTAAATTGACGGTGATGAAAATGAGTGAAGATAAGGTGGTGATAGTGGCAAGTGAACCAGTGATCGTGAATGCGGCTGACTTTGGCCTTGAAGCTGGGATAGAAAAGTTACGCGAAGTTGCGGGTTTGCCAGCGATTGCAACGTCGGTGCCGCTGTCCTTTGTGTTGGTCTATAACCAAAAATAA
- a CDS encoding flavin reductase family protein produces MQLSLDELSPNAIYHLMTQTVIPRPIAWALTESSDSNYNLAPFSYFAPISSNPPLLMLSVGKKPDGTLKDTAVNAINNKELVIHIASTDSAETMTQTSATLNHGESEVIASQVELDDLDGFRLPRVKQCPIAFGCTLHEVLEVGNTPQHLLIAKIEKVYIDDQVVTMQNERLIIDALKVDPLSRLGGNDYATLDKTITVQRPQ; encoded by the coding sequence ATGCAGCTCAGCCTCGATGAGTTATCCCCCAACGCTATCTATCATTTAATGACGCAAACCGTTATCCCTCGCCCGATTGCTTGGGCGCTCACAGAGTCATCCGACAGCAACTATAATCTCGCCCCATTTTCGTATTTCGCACCAATATCGAGCAACCCACCACTGTTGATGCTCTCAGTGGGTAAAAAGCCGGATGGTACGTTAAAAGACACGGCAGTGAACGCTATTAACAATAAAGAGCTTGTCATTCACATTGCATCGACTGACAGCGCCGAAACCATGACTCAAACCTCTGCAACATTGAATCACGGTGAGTCAGAAGTCATCGCTAGCCAAGTCGAACTCGACGATCTAGACGGTTTCCGTCTACCGAGAGTGAAACAATGTCCGATCGCCTTTGGTTGTACCCTTCACGAGGTTCTAGAGGTAGGTAACACGCCTCAGCACTTGCTCATCGCAAAAATAGAAAAAGTTTACATCGATGATCAAGTCGTCACGATGCAAAACGAGCGCTTGATCATCGATGCTCTCAAAGTTGACCCGTTATCTCGCTTGGGTGGTAATGATTACGCCACGCTAGACAAAACCATCACGGTTCAACGTCCTCAATAG
- a CDS encoding Fe(3+) dicitrate ABC transporter substrate-binding protein: MNISFAQGLRAVIVNFLAFVCVSAVASDTRVFEDQQGQVSIQGSPSRVVALEYSFVDALAAVGISPVGVADDKNIERILPEIRELIKPWQSVGVRPQPSLEAIAELKPDLIIADAERHATIYNDLSSIAPTILLKSRGETYEENLESALKIGIAVNREAAMKARIEKHHQIMAQYRQNLSSADNFQFAVVTDKGMWLHGPDSYAGGVITALGLKGPAVPKTDKAYIEVSFEQLLKINPDWLLLGPYKPHTVYDDWANNPLFNMLNVSKSQQAVKVSPQLWSLNRGIIAAEGIAKNLTDIIQKP; the protein is encoded by the coding sequence ATGAATATCTCTTTTGCACAAGGACTTCGTGCTGTTATCGTCAATTTTCTCGCTTTTGTCTGTGTTTCCGCTGTTGCAAGCGACACCCGAGTTTTCGAAGACCAACAAGGACAAGTTTCGATTCAAGGCAGCCCAAGTCGTGTTGTCGCTCTTGAGTACTCTTTTGTAGATGCGCTCGCGGCGGTAGGCATCTCCCCGGTTGGTGTCGCCGATGACAAGAACATCGAACGCATTCTTCCTGAAATTCGTGAGCTGATTAAACCTTGGCAATCTGTTGGCGTGCGCCCGCAGCCAAGCTTAGAAGCTATCGCGGAGCTCAAGCCCGATCTCATCATCGCGGACGCTGAGCGTCACGCCACCATATACAACGATCTTTCAAGCATTGCGCCGACCATCCTTTTAAAAAGCCGAGGCGAGACTTACGAGGAGAACCTGGAATCGGCACTGAAAATAGGAATTGCGGTAAACCGTGAAGCTGCGATGAAAGCTCGAATTGAAAAGCACCACCAAATCATGGCTCAGTATCGCCAAAATCTATCATCAGCAGACAACTTTCAGTTTGCCGTTGTAACAGACAAAGGCATGTGGCTGCATGGACCTGATTCCTACGCTGGTGGTGTTATCACCGCACTAGGACTAAAAGGACCAGCGGTTCCGAAAACAGACAAAGCGTATATTGAAGTGAGCTTTGAGCAGCTTTTAAAAATCAACCCTGACTGGTTACTACTGGGTCCTTATAAGCCTCACACCGTCTATGATGACTGGGCAAACAACCCTCTTTTCAACATGCTGAACGTTTCAAAGTCACAGCAAGCCGTGAAAGTGTCGCCGCAACTGTGGTCACTAAACCGAGGGATAATCGCAGCAGAAGGCATTGCTAAAAACCTAACTGACATTATTCAAAAACCGTAG
- a CDS encoding FecCD family ABC transporter permease, with the protein MLQLQQCKLWLALFFGVFVSLNISLIAWSSFDLTISALSHYWFAFDANNMEHQIINTLRMPRVLGCALIGASLAVAGVLMQGLTRNPLASPSVLAINSGAALMIVLTSFGVLTLPLPTVVAGALGSVLSGLLVIYLGGFFENRPHPVKLVLAGIAVNALLLGLTRATIILADDQAYSIQSWLIGSVSNLDWDSINLLAPISLLALLLSWGLAHQLNLLVLGNDVATGLGVNTTVIRLLACLSIVMLTSVSVSTAGPIGFLGLLVPHMARKLVGNNFFLLIPASALLGALLLMLSDTLARAIAFPSETPVGVVTALIGTPFFIFISIKGRINS; encoded by the coding sequence ATGTTGCAACTCCAACAGTGCAAGCTTTGGCTTGCGCTTTTTTTCGGGGTGTTTGTTTCCCTGAACATTTCATTGATCGCTTGGTCTAGTTTCGATTTAACGATCTCTGCTCTGAGTCACTATTGGTTTGCTTTCGATGCCAATAATATGGAGCACCAAATAATCAATACACTTCGCATGCCAAGAGTGTTGGGCTGTGCGCTGATTGGTGCCAGCTTAGCCGTTGCTGGTGTGCTCATGCAAGGCCTCACTCGAAACCCACTTGCTTCACCATCGGTGCTCGCCATCAATTCAGGTGCCGCACTTATGATTGTATTGACCAGTTTTGGAGTGCTTACCCTTCCGTTGCCTACTGTTGTAGCCGGTGCTCTTGGGAGTGTGCTAAGTGGTCTGCTGGTCATTTATCTTGGTGGCTTTTTCGAAAATCGACCTCACCCGGTTAAACTTGTTCTCGCTGGTATTGCAGTGAATGCTCTGCTGTTAGGGTTAACTCGAGCCACCATTATTCTTGCTGACGATCAAGCCTATAGCATTCAATCTTGGTTAATTGGCTCTGTTAGCAATCTCGATTGGGACTCTATCAATCTGCTCGCCCCGATCAGTCTGCTTGCTCTGCTACTCAGTTGGGGACTGGCTCATCAATTGAACCTATTGGTGCTTGGGAACGATGTCGCGACTGGACTTGGCGTCAACACCACTGTTATTCGATTACTTGCTTGTCTATCCATTGTTATGCTGACTAGTGTCAGTGTCTCCACTGCGGGCCCAATTGGCTTTTTAGGACTATTGGTTCCTCATATGGCACGCAAGCTCGTTGGGAACAACTTCTTCCTTTTAATACCAGCAAGCGCGCTTCTTGGCGCATTGTTGCTGATGCTGTCTGACACCTTGGCTCGTGCCATCGCCTTCCCAAGCGAGACGCCAGTGGGCGTAGTGACAGCGCTGATTGGCACGCCATTTTTCATCTTTATTTCCATAAAAGGCCGCATCAACTCATGA
- a CDS encoding FecCD family ABC transporter permease has product MKLSWLILVVVLIAVGILSMLVGVTQLSLAQVLDTLFQGGDYDFVVNQYRFPRLLLAIGVGAGLGVSGALVQGVIRNPLASPDLIGVSAGAGFAATLLLTIYPDAPVWYLPLAAIFGGVSVGLALVIIAQAAKLPPARMALTGIAISAFLASGIDFLLVVHPIEINTAMIWLTGSLWGRGWEQLPYIWLGLAILLPIALWYAWRLDIIGLGEESAIALGVQLEKVQIAAILSAVMLASLSVSIAGTISFVGLLAPHLARMLFGHNHKALAIGSALIGALLVLIADAIARGISPPIELPAGVLTSVIGAPYFIFLLKRHKGW; this is encoded by the coding sequence ATGAAGCTTTCTTGGTTAATTCTAGTTGTGGTTCTGATTGCTGTAGGCATCTTAAGCATGCTAGTTGGTGTCACGCAATTGTCATTGGCACAAGTCCTCGATACCCTTTTTCAGGGTGGAGACTATGACTTTGTCGTTAATCAATATCGATTTCCGCGACTATTGCTTGCCATTGGTGTCGGTGCGGGACTTGGTGTCTCTGGTGCGCTTGTACAAGGCGTGATCAGAAACCCTCTTGCTTCTCCAGATTTGATTGGGGTCAGTGCCGGCGCTGGTTTCGCTGCCACATTGCTATTGACCATCTATCCCGATGCGCCAGTTTGGTATCTGCCTTTGGCGGCCATCTTTGGTGGCGTCAGTGTAGGACTTGCTTTGGTTATCATCGCACAAGCGGCAAAATTACCACCAGCGAGAATGGCGCTTACAGGTATTGCTATCAGTGCCTTTTTAGCCAGTGGCATCGACTTTCTCTTAGTCGTCCATCCTATCGAGATCAACACCGCCATGATTTGGCTGACAGGAAGTTTATGGGGAAGAGGATGGGAGCAGCTCCCTTATATTTGGCTCGGCTTGGCCATTTTATTGCCAATTGCCCTATGGTACGCATGGCGTCTGGATATCATCGGCCTTGGTGAAGAATCCGCCATTGCTCTGGGTGTACAACTCGAAAAGGTACAGATAGCCGCAATACTCAGCGCCGTCATGCTCGCTAGCCTTAGTGTGTCCATCGCGGGAACCATCAGTTTTGTTGGATTACTCGCACCGCATTTAGCTCGCATGCTATTTGGACACAATCATAAAGCGCTCGCCATCGGCTCAGCATTGATTGGTGCATTATTGGTGCTCATCGCAGACGCTATTGCTAGAGGCATCTCACCGCCAATTGAGCTTCCTGCTGGTGTTCTGACTTCCGTCATTGGGGCACCCTACTTCATCTTTCTATTAAAACGACACAAGGGTTGGTAA
- the fecE gene encoding Fe(3+) dicitrate ABC transporter ATP-binding protein FecE, translated as MLSVKNLHVAYGNKTIIQDLNLSIPKGKITALIGPNGCGKSTLLKTLARINQPKSGKVFIDDKPLTKIPTKALAQRLSMLPQTHTSPEGISIRRLVEYGRAPYTSHWGKLNEQDNQIVERAMAATSISDLAELPIDALSGGQRQRAWIAMIIAQDTEIVMLDEPTTYLDLSHQVELMHTMQAMNQQGKTVVVVLHDLNQACRYCDHLVVLKDGQLMTEGAPSEVFTQSLLKQVFDLDAMVIEDPVSNTPMCVAR; from the coding sequence ATGCTGTCTGTTAAAAATCTACACGTTGCTTATGGTAATAAAACCATTATCCAAGATCTCAACCTGTCGATCCCGAAAGGAAAAATTACGGCTCTTATTGGACCGAACGGCTGTGGCAAATCAACTCTTTTGAAAACACTGGCAAGAATCAATCAGCCTAAGTCTGGCAAGGTGTTTATTGACGATAAGCCACTAACTAAGATCCCAACTAAAGCGCTGGCACAAAGGCTCTCGATGTTACCTCAAACGCATACTAGCCCAGAAGGTATCTCTATACGCCGCTTGGTTGAGTATGGACGTGCACCCTACACCTCACATTGGGGAAAACTCAACGAACAGGACAACCAAATCGTTGAACGTGCTATGGCAGCCACCAGCATTAGTGATTTGGCCGAACTGCCCATCGATGCGCTCTCTGGTGGTCAGCGTCAACGTGCTTGGATCGCGATGATCATCGCGCAAGACACCGAAATTGTCATGCTAGATGAACCCACTACTTACCTTGATCTTTCTCATCAAGTCGAGTTAATGCACACCATGCAAGCCATGAATCAGCAAGGCAAAACAGTGGTTGTCGTATTACATGATCTCAACCAAGCCTGCCGCTATTGTGACCACTTGGTTGTTCTTAAAGACGGTCAATTAATGACCGAGGGCGCTCCTTCAGAAGTGTTTACCCAGTCATTACTCAAACAAGTGTTCGACCTAGATGCAATGGTGATTGAAGACCCAGTTTCCAATACGCCAATGTGCGTCGCTCGCTAA
- a CDS encoding TonB-dependent receptor: MASSTGNRVLSLSLLALSIAQANATETTASSTKTEQDNADENMVVTATRYSQDADKIPGSIHVISEKELKQQTAVADDLTSVIANLVPGMTPSRQKLSTQGENLRGRTALIMVDGVPQNNPLRNGNRNGYTVDSSMLERVEVVQGASAVQGNGATGGIINYVTKSAKPGDHWKQTIGTRLTSNLKEDGTGGKVYYNLSQYDEDYDLFIGGAWEQQGLYYDGNGNPIGMNSIQGETQDSNATNFLAKGGYNFDGGNQRVSFSASRFKLQSNQNYVAVKGDWQNGVPGTVVKGTPSGDPTSNYAELYNFGYDHYDFLGGELKFQAFYQNFEAVYGQASWWPTPDKQYDQGAIVSTKKGFKLSYVKLDLLGLDDSWVIGIDGLEDSTKQKLTQSNRDVTPDMMYQSIAPFIQGDMLVTDSLRLSGGVRFENTRVKVANGQTLWGYGNGGHREVNIIGGEQTFSQAVFNAGAVYDFTPNVSSFVGFSQGFGLPDIGRVLRGNWIGGPGVDAPSGGHPIDFNTMPAVKPVVTDNYEVGLSYSNDKFFISGSTYMSIAKDGANLSLNKGGTYDVVRQRTDIKGYELSSTYHILPTTQLQALYSHVEGQVDTNQDGRVDSDMDLKNLSPDRLLVAMNHQFSDNWNGRVQYNHMFSRSKEQNGAGSAQKFDGYGLMDLSMFYNMKQYGRISVGIENLFNEQYINYFSQIRHHSAYYFSGRGRTFSLGYEVDF, encoded by the coding sequence ATGGCATCATCAACAGGGAACCGAGTTTTATCCCTTTCACTACTCGCACTATCCATTGCTCAAGCCAACGCAACTGAAACAACAGCGTCATCGACAAAAACAGAACAAGATAACGCTGATGAAAACATGGTGGTAACGGCAACACGCTACAGCCAAGACGCGGACAAGATCCCTGGCTCTATCCATGTGATTTCAGAAAAAGAGCTTAAACAGCAAACGGCGGTTGCCGACGACCTAACCAGCGTTATCGCAAACTTGGTACCTGGCATGACCCCGAGTCGCCAGAAGTTATCAACGCAAGGTGAAAACCTACGTGGACGCACGGCACTTATCATGGTGGATGGTGTTCCACAAAATAACCCCCTTCGAAATGGTAATCGCAATGGCTATACCGTTGACTCTTCAATGCTTGAGCGTGTCGAAGTTGTGCAAGGCGCGAGTGCTGTACAAGGCAATGGTGCGACGGGCGGTATCATTAACTACGTAACCAAGAGTGCTAAACCGGGTGATCACTGGAAGCAAACGATCGGTACCCGGCTGACATCCAATCTCAAAGAAGACGGTACAGGCGGCAAGGTATACTACAACCTGAGCCAATACGATGAAGATTATGATCTGTTTATCGGTGGTGCGTGGGAGCAGCAAGGTCTGTATTACGATGGTAATGGCAACCCAATTGGCATGAACTCGATCCAAGGTGAAACTCAAGACTCCAACGCCACCAACTTTCTAGCGAAAGGTGGCTACAACTTTGATGGTGGCAATCAACGTGTCAGCTTTAGTGCTAGCCGCTTCAAACTTCAAAGTAACCAAAACTACGTCGCGGTCAAAGGCGACTGGCAAAATGGCGTTCCGGGTACCGTTGTGAAAGGCACACCAAGTGGCGATCCAACCTCTAACTATGCTGAGCTTTATAATTTTGGTTATGACCATTACGACTTCTTAGGCGGTGAGCTTAAATTCCAAGCGTTCTACCAAAACTTCGAGGCAGTGTATGGTCAAGCATCTTGGTGGCCAACACCCGACAAACAGTATGACCAAGGGGCAATCGTCTCCACTAAAAAGGGTTTCAAACTCAGTTATGTGAAGCTGGATCTCCTTGGCCTTGACGATAGCTGGGTGATTGGCATTGATGGTCTGGAAGACTCTACCAAGCAAAAACTGACCCAATCGAATCGCGATGTGACACCAGATATGATGTACCAAAGTATCGCACCGTTTATTCAAGGTGACATGCTGGTCACCGATTCATTGCGCCTATCTGGTGGTGTACGCTTTGAGAATACACGTGTGAAAGTGGCGAATGGTCAAACACTTTGGGGCTACGGTAACGGCGGTCATCGTGAAGTGAACATCATCGGTGGCGAACAAACCTTCTCCCAAGCTGTATTTAACGCGGGCGCCGTCTATGATTTCACACCAAACGTGTCTTCGTTCGTGGGCTTTAGTCAAGGATTCGGTTTGCCAGATATTGGCCGAGTGCTTCGCGGCAACTGGATCGGCGGGCCTGGGGTTGATGCGCCATCTGGCGGACACCCTATCGATTTCAATACGATGCCAGCGGTTAAACCGGTCGTAACAGACAACTACGAAGTAGGACTAAGTTACAGCAACGATAAGTTCTTCATTAGCGGTAGCACTTACATGTCTATTGCAAAAGATGGCGCTAACCTGAGCTTAAACAAAGGCGGTACCTATGATGTTGTCCGTCAAAGAACCGACATCAAAGGTTATGAGTTAAGCTCCACCTACCACATTTTGCCAACCACTCAGCTTCAAGCGCTCTACTCGCATGTCGAAGGTCAAGTAGATACGAACCAAGACGGTCGTGTAGACAGCGATATGGATTTGAAAAACCTATCGCCAGATCGCCTGTTGGTCGCAATGAACCACCAGTTTTCTGATAATTGGAATGGCCGAGTACAATATAACCACATGTTCTCACGCTCAAAAGAGCAGAACGGTGCGGGCAGTGCACAGAAATTTGATGGCTATGGCCTGATGGATCTTTCGATGTTCTACAACATGAAGCAGTATGGCCGCATCAGTGTCGGTATCGAGAACCTGTTTAATGAGCAGTACATCAACTACTTTAGCCAAATCCGTCACCATAGTGCCTATTACTTCTCGGGTCGCGGTAGAACCTTTAGCCTAGGCTACGAAGTCGACTTCTAA
- the add gene encoding adenosine deaminase — MNYKQLPKIDLHCHLDGSVRPETIIELAEQQNIDLPSKDVNVIRDMMIAPETCPNLIEYLKRFDLPLSVMQTKEALERIAFEVYEDAALENVTYMEVRFGPLLHREKRLNIEDIIGSVVAGMQRAEKVHGIKGNIILSLLRHMPTDEINDVIDVGSQYVGKGVAAFDLAGGEELGFCEKFIPFAQYAKEKGLNVTIHAGEQGEGQNVYDAITMLGAERVGHGIHIATHQAAFDLVHDKQVALETCPSSNVQTKAVESMDVHPIEDFRQRGIPVTINTDNRTVSNTTMTKEVQKVMEQFNLSQDDYMHIYRNSVNAAFTDEATKSQLLAN, encoded by the coding sequence ATGAATTATAAACAACTGCCAAAAATCGACCTTCACTGCCACCTAGATGGAAGTGTGCGCCCAGAAACCATTATCGAGTTGGCGGAGCAACAGAACATCGATTTGCCTAGTAAGGACGTCAACGTTATTCGCGATATGATGATCGCCCCAGAAACCTGCCCAAACCTTATTGAATACCTAAAGCGTTTCGATTTGCCACTGTCTGTTATGCAGACTAAAGAGGCGCTAGAGCGTATCGCTTTCGAAGTGTATGAAGATGCGGCACTAGAGAACGTAACCTACATGGAAGTGCGCTTTGGCCCACTACTGCATCGTGAGAAACGCCTAAATATTGAGGACATCATCGGTTCAGTGGTTGCAGGAATGCAGCGTGCTGAAAAGGTACACGGTATTAAAGGCAATATCATTTTGTCGCTACTGCGTCATATGCCAACCGATGAAATTAACGATGTGATTGATGTTGGTTCGCAATATGTGGGTAAGGGTGTTGCCGCGTTTGACCTTGCTGGTGGTGAGGAGCTGGGATTCTGCGAAAAGTTCATCCCATTTGCTCAATATGCAAAAGAAAAAGGTCTCAATGTGACTATTCATGCCGGTGAGCAGGGTGAAGGTCAGAATGTGTATGATGCGATTACTATGCTGGGTGCCGAGCGAGTGGGGCATGGTATCCATATCGCGACTCACCAGGCCGCGTTCGATCTTGTTCACGATAAGCAGGTGGCACTAGAGACTTGCCCAAGCAGCAACGTTCAAACGAAAGCGGTAGAAAGTATGGATGTTCATCCAATTGAAGACTTTAGGCAGCGCGGCATCCCGGTCACGATTAACACGGACAACAGAACGGTTTCCAACACTACAATGACAAAAGAAGTACAGAAAGTGATGGAGCAGTTTAACTTGAGTCAAGACGATTATATGCATATCTATCGCAACAGTGTGAATGCTGCATTTACCGATGAAGCGACGAAATCACAGCTTCTAGCGAATTAG